A region of Plantactinospora sp. BC1 DNA encodes the following proteins:
- a CDS encoding Ms5788A family Cys-rich leader peptide, with protein sequence MGTLLTKRRAVDLCRVATCLCRPVI encoded by the coding sequence ATGGGGACGCTCCTCACCAAACGGCGCGCGGTCGACCTGTGCCGCGTGGCCACCTGCCTGTGTCGCCCCGTCATCTGA